The following coding sequences are from one Nicotiana tomentosiformis chromosome 3, ASM39032v3, whole genome shotgun sequence window:
- the LOC104105497 gene encoding protein STRUBBELIG-RECEPTOR FAMILY 2, whose amino-acid sequence MLLCTMAKQRNLGLATASILLFGVLFFQAFARTDDLQVQALRDLYRALNSPAELKNWKLEGGDPCEESWTGVSCYQSSVLEIKLQGLNLTGNLGDQLVSLQHLKHLDLSSNHFHGEIPNSLPHNLTDLNLASNNFTQSIPPSVSSMKHLRHLNLSYNLLSGPLADVFGASDNLIMMDLSHNKFSGDLPASFRALKNLTKLYLQSNEFTGSVIFLAELHLHDLNIEDNHFSGVIPESFQNINNLWIGGNRFHSGGADYPPWKFPTDVMPNISSPPTTESSAVEKYPSHETGDNRKKRPGSGGIVIMVVGAVLTVFGAAVYITFRIRRSQKQTLDSIRGSISSLQSLPISAPQVTTGPLAAQYDSPDSSSSDSPPLISSWQFPSAPTMTLKMSKRRSFSKKCKIPICAKHYTVAELQLATSNFSLGNLLGEGTLGSVYRADFPDGQILAVKNIKTVALSITEEEQFMDVIRTASRLRHPNIVALVGYCVGHGNHLLVYEYIRNVTLDDALHNVLCMPLTWSLRLRIAIGVARALNYLHTSCVPPITHSNLKAANILLDEDLNPRICDCGLAVLRPLASNSVKIKASEMAIEDSGYVAPEHVKRGSGNPNADIYSFGVLLLELLTGRRPFDSSKPKGEQSLVEWASSKLHDSESLLNMVDPTIKRTISSRALSSYADIISQCIQPEKEFRPQMAEVVQSLVSVLQKYGPEKAKSGKDKSTAEGNEVDPFERSFRSTNSRFFASPTASYYSI is encoded by the exons ATGTTGTTGTGCACAATGGCTAAGCAGAGAAATCTGGGGTTGGCTACCGCTTCAATTTTGCTTTTCGGGGTTCTATTCTTTCAAGCTTTTGCCCGCACTGATGACCTCCAAG TTCAAGCACTGAGAGATTTGTACAGAGCTCTAAACAGCCCTGCTGAACTTAAGAATTGGAAATTAGAGGGAGGTGATCCTTGTGAAGAGTCATGGACTGGGGTTTCTTGCTATCAATCATCAGTACTTGAGAT TAAACTTCAAGGGTTAAATCTTACTGGTAATCTTGGAGATCAACTTGTTAGTCTACAACACTTGAAACACCT AGATCTTAGCTCTAACCATTTTCATGGCGAGATACCAAATAGCTTGCCACATAATCTCACAGACTT AAATTTGGCAAGCAATAACTTTACTCAAAGCATCCCTCCTTCTGTGAGTTCAATGAAACATCTCAGGCACCT AAATCTGAGCTATAACCTACTATCTGGACCTCTGGCAGATGTCTTTGGTGCCTCAGACAATCTTATAATGAT GGATCTGTCACACAACAAGTTCAGTGGAGATCTACCTGCTTCATTTCGAGCTCTGAAGAACCTTACAAAATT GTATCTTCAGAGCAATGAATTCACAGGATCAGTAATTTTTCTAGCTGAGCTTCATCTACATGACCT GAACATTGAAGATAATCATTTTAGTGGTGTTATTCCTGAGAGCTTTCAAAATATAAACAACTTATG GATTGGGGGTAATCGGTTTCACAGTGGAGGAGCAGACTATCCTCCCTGGAAGTTTCCTACTGATGTTATGCCCAATATTTCTAGTCCTCCAACAACAGAATCTAGTGCCGTTGAGAAATATCCTTCCCATGAAACAGGAGACAACAGAAAGAAAAGACCAGGCTCTGGAGGAATAGTTATTATGGTTGTTGGAGCTGTACTGACTGTATTTGGTGCAGCAGTCTATATCACTTTTCGGATTCGTCGATCCCAAAAACAGACACTCGACAGCATAAGAGGCAGCATAAGTTCATTGCAGTCTCTTCCaatcagtgcaccccaag TCACCACTGGTCCTTTAGCTGCTCAATACGATAGTCCAGATTCCTCCAGCAGTGACTCTCCTCCACTGATTTCCTCATGGCAGTTTCCATCTGCACCGACCATGACTCTGAAAATGTCAAAAAGAAGAAGTTTCTCCAAGAAGTGCAAAATCCCAATATGTGCCAAACACTATACAGTGGCAGAGTTGCAGTTGGCCACAAGTAATTTCAGTCTCGGTAATCTGCTTGGTGAAGGAACCCTTGGTTCTGTTTATAGAGCAGATTTCCCTGATGGACAG ATTCTGGCTGTCAAGAACATTAAAACTGTAGCACTCTCCATAACTGAGGAAGAACAATTTATGGATGTGATTCGAACTGCATCCCGTTTGAGGCACCCTAATATCGTTGCACTTGTTGGATATTGTGTGGGGCATGGCAACCACCTTCTTGTGTATGAGTACATAAGGAATGTGACACTTGATGATGCCTTGCACAATGTTCTGTGCATGCCTCTGACTTGGAGCCTCCGACTCCGCATTGCCATTGGCGTTGCTAGGGCATTGAA CTACTTGCACACGTCATGTGTCCCTCCCATCACCCATAGCAATCTAAAGGCTGCCAACATCTTGCTTGATGAAGATCTTAACCCTCGTATTTGTGATTGTGGACTAGCTGTCCTAAGACCACTGGCCAGCAACAGTGTTAAAATCAAG GCTTCTGAGATGGCTATTGAAGATAGTGGTTATGTTGCGCCTGAGCATGTCAAACGTGGAAGTGGTAACCCTAACGCTGACATCTATTCCTTTGGTGTGCTGCTTCTTGAACTTTTAACTGGAAGACGCCCTTTTGACAG TTCAAAACCAAAAGGAGAGCAGTCACTGGTGGAATGGGCTTCTTCCAAGCTTCATGACAGTGAGTCATTGTTGAACATGGTTGATCCAACCATAAAGAGAACAATTTCCTCCAGGGCTCTTTCATCTTATGCTGACATCATTTCCCAATGCATTCAG CCAGAGAAGGAATTCCGTCCTCAAATGGCTGAAGTTGTGCAG
- the LOC104105496 gene encoding uncharacterized protein, with protein sequence MNPSIVPMDLNQNVARYSCASSHRSLQQVVTMAEEEEEDYMGDLSHFIPPEASSLPPNPSSKPASRSNKLVVSNSSNKKRKVLNWQERKKLKREKKQIEEDQKTLVNLESAIPETNIGFKMLKQMGYTPGSALGKEGSGMSEPVGLEIRRGRAGIGKEDDKVEKMRREMEKADRDRRREAELMETFGSHLKERWKEKRIVSNFHKAEAVLAQLENREVVEEKKEEEDEEKEEEEEEEELITEEDLLNTLMKLRDEYHYCLFCGCQYESTEALLSNCPGVAEEDH encoded by the exons ATGAATCCCAGTATAGTACCCATGGACCTCAATCAAAACGTAGCGCGTTATTCTTGCGCTAGTTCCCACAGAAGCTTGCAGCAGGTAGTAACAATGgcggaagaagaggaagaagattaCATGGGAGACCTTTCTCATTTCATTCCTCCAGAAGCTTCTTCTCTTCCCCCTAATCCCTCCTCTAAACCG GCATCAAGATCAAATAAGCTTGTAGTTTCGAATTCTTCAAACAAGAAACGTAAGGTGTTAAACTGGCAAGAACGCAAAAAGCTCAAGAGAGAGAAGAAGCAGATTGAAGAGGACCAGAAAACTCTAGTTAACTTAGAGTCAGCAATTCCTGAGACCAACATTGGATTCAAGATGTTGAAACAAATGGGATATACTCCTGGATCAGCATTAGGCAAGGAAGGCTCGGGTATGTCTGAACCCGTGGGGCTGGAAATCAGAAGGGGCCGTGCCGGGATTGGGAAGGAAGATGATAAGGTAGAGAAGATGAGGAGGGAAATGGAGAAGGCCGACAGGGATAGAAGGAGAGAAGCAGAGCTAATGGAAACTTTTGGATCTCACCTGAAGGAGCGATGGAAGGAAAAGAGGATCGTCAGCAATTTTCACAAGGCTGAGGCAGTACTGGCTCAGTTAGAGAATAGGGAGGTAGTAGAGGAGAAAAAGGAAGAAGAGGATGAAGaaaaggaagaggaagaggaagaggaagaactGATCACTGAAGAG GATTTGCTCAATACATTGATGAAACTGAGAGATGAATATCATTACTGTCTTTTTTGTGGATGTCAG TATGAGTCAACCGAGGCGCTGCTGTCTAACTGCCCCGGGGTAGCTGAGGAGGACCACTAA
- the LOC104105495 gene encoding squamosa promoter-binding-like protein 9 encodes MNGLSKSEMELLASASSSTSTTSTSPDSPPNTLKFGQKIYFEHVGPHHPKSATGSSSSPVTGTPAPTTSKKGRGGGVVQGRQPSRCQVEGCEADLSDVKAYYSRHKVCATHSKSPVVIVAGLEQRFCQQCSRFHRLPEFDQGKRSCRRRLAGHNERRRKPPPGSLLSNRYGSLSSSIFENNGRSGSFLVDFTAYPNLTGGAWPNTRSSERGWDNQSTASGKLLQSHWLNSSENPTSDLVLQGSVARGANYSGPGIIPSGNCFSGVSDSSGALSLLSNESWGSRNQSSSLGVNDLVNTDGGHTVQPSGSHAAPVNHYSGPQWGFKGNEASSSSHAIPPDLGLGHISQLAVNQYSAELGMAQHSGRQYMELEHSKGYDSSVQNVHWTL; translated from the exons ATGAATGGGCTCAGTAAGTCGGAAATGGAACTTCTGGCTTCTGCTTCTTCTTCTACTTCTACTACTTCTACTTCCCCTGACTCTCCTCCTAACACTTTAAAATTTGGTCAAAAAATCTACTTTGAACATGTTGGACCTCACCACCCCAAATCAGCAACTGGGTCGTCTTCATCTCCGGTCACCGGAACTCCGGCGCCGACGACGTCCAAGAAAGGAAGAGGGGGTGGTGTGGTTCAAGGTCGACAGCCATCTAGGTGTCAAGTTGAAGGGTGTGAAGCAGATCTGAGTGATGTTAAGGCTTATTATTCAAGGCACAAAGTCTGTGCTACACATTCTAAGTCTCCTGTGGTCATTGTTGCTGGTCTTGAACAAAGATTTTGTCAACAGTGTAGCAG GTTCCATCGGTTGCCAGAATTTGACCAAGGGAAACGCAGTTGCCGCAGGCGCCTAGCAGGCCATAATGAGCGTCGCAGGAAACCTCCACCTGGATCTCTTTTGTCTAATCGCTATGGAAGTCTTTCTTCATCAATATTTG AAAACAATGGCAGATCTGGAAGTTTTCTGGTCGACTTCACTGCATATCCGAATCTCACTGGAGGTGCATGGCCAAATACTAGATCATCTGAGCGGGGATGGGATAATCAATCCACTGCATCAGGGAAGCTTCTCCAAAGTCATTGGCTGAACAGTTCTGAAAATCCTACATCCGACCTTGTTCTGCAAGGTTCAGTTGCTAGGGGTGCCAATTATTCTGGTCCTGGTATTATTCCTTCCGGAAACTGCTTCTCTGGAGTCTCAGATTCCAGTGGTGCTCTCTCTCTTCTGTCAAATGAGTCGTGGGGCTCGAGGAACCAATCCTCTAGCCTCGGGGTTAACGACTTGGTTAACACTGATGGCGGACATACCGTTCAGCCATCGGGTTCCCATGCTGCTCCTGTCAATCACTACTCAGGCCCTCAATGGGGATTTAAAGGAAATGAAGCTAGTAGCAGTTCACATGCAATACCTCCTGATCTCGGGCTGGGTCACATTTCTCAACTTGCTGTCAATCAGTACTCTGCTGAGCTTGGGATGGCTCAGCACAGTGGAAGACAGTACATGGAACTGGAGCACTCAAAGGGTTACGATTCTTCTGTTCAGAATGTGCACTGGACACTTTGA